A window of Streptomyces sp. NBC_01689 genomic DNA:
AGCTCGACGCGGTGGGCCGGGGTGTCGTCGGCGGTGGGGAGCCCGGCGCAGCCCTGTACGTGGAGTTCGGCGAGCGAGAGCAGGAAGCGGACGGGGCCGCCGTCGCCGCGGCGCAGAGTGGCGACGACCACGCTGTCGGCGGCGCCGGCCTCGTCCAGGACGTCGCCGAGGACGGTGGTCACCACGGGGTGGGGGCCGACCTCGACGAAGACGCGGTGGCCCGCGGCGGCGAGGGACTCGACGGCGTCCCCGAGGCGGACGGTCCGGCGGACGTTGCGGTACCAGTAGTCCGCGTCGAGCGTGGTGGTGTCCTCGATCCGGCCGCCGGTGACCGTGGAGTGGAAGGGCACGTCGGCCGGGCGGGCGGCGACCGGTGCGAACGCGGCGAGCAGGTCGTCGCGCACCTCCTCGATCTGCGCGGAGTGCGAGGCGTAGCCGATGGCGACGCGGCGGGACCGTACGCCCTCGTCGGCGAGTTCGGTCTGCAGGGCGTCGAGCGCCTGTGTGTCGCCGGAGACGACGACCGCGCGGGGGCCGCTGAGCGAGCCCACGGCGATCCGTCCCTCCCAGCGGGCCAGGCGGTGTTCGACCTCGGCGAGCGGCAGCGGTACGGAGAGCATGCCGCCGCGGCCGGCGAGCGGGGCGAGCGCGCGGCCCCGGGTGACGACGATCCGGGCGGCGTCGGCGAGGGTGAGGGCGCCGGCGACGTGCGCGGCGGCGATCTCGCCCTGGCTCTGGCCGACGACGGCGACGGGCCGCACGCCGTGGGACCGCCACAGCCGGGCGAGCGCGACGCAGACCACGAACAGGACGGGCTGGACGATGTCGAGGCGGTCCAGCGGCGGGGCGCCGTCGGCCTCGCGCAGCACGTCCAGCACCTTCCAGTCGGTGTACTCCTCGACAGCGGTGGCGACTTCGGTGAAGTGGGTGCGGAACAGCTCGTCGGTGTCGAGGAGTTCGGTGGCCATGCCGGGCCACTGCGGGCCGTGTCCGGGGAAGACGAAGACGGGTCCGCCCTCGGTGTCGGCGACGCCCCTGACCACGCAGGGCGCGGGGGTGTCCGCGGCGACGGCGGCGAGGCCGGTAAGGAGTTCGCCGGTGTCGCGGGCGACGACGACGGCGCGGTGTTCCAGAGCGGAGCGGGTGCGGGTCAGGGCCCGGGCGAGGTCGGCGGGGTGCGGGGCGGGGCCCTTGCCCGCGGTCAGGTGGTCGTGCAGGCGCCGGGCCTGGGCGCGCAGCGCGGTGCTGGTGCGGGCGGACACCGGGAAGGCGAAGGGGCCGGCGGGCGCGGCGGCCGGCGGTGCGTCGGTGCCGGCGGCGGGCGGTGCGGTCTCCGGTTCGGCCGGGGGCTGTTCGAGGATGACGTGGGCGTTGGTGCCGCTGACGCCGAACGAGGAGACGCCGCAGCGCAGCGGCCGGTCGGCGGCGGGCCAGGGCCGGGCCTCGGTGAGCAGTTCGACGTGTCCGGCGGTCCAGTCGACGTGGGTGGAGGGCTGGTCGACGTGGAGGGTGGCGGGCAGCTGCCGCTCGCGCAGGGCGAGGACCATCTTGATGACACCGGCGACACCGGCGGCGGCCTGGGTGTGGCCGATGTGGGACTTGACCGAGCCGAGCAGCAGCGGCCGGTCGGCGGGCCGGTCCTGGCCGTAGGTGGCCAGCAGGGCCTGCGCCTCGATCGGGTCGCCGAGGCGGGTGCCGGTGCCGTGGGCCTCGACGGCGTCGACGTCGGCCGGGGCGAGGCCCGCGGAGGTGAGCGCCTGCCAGATGACGCGTTCCTGGGAGGGGCCGTTGGGGGCGGTCAGTCCGTTGGAGGCGCCGTCCTGGTTGACGGCGGAGCCGCGGACGACGGCGAGGACGGGGTGGTTGTTGCGGCGGGCGTCGGACAGCCGCTCGACGACGAGGACGCCGGCGCCCTCGCCCCAGGCGGTGCCGTCGGCGGCGTCCGCGAAGGCCTTGCAGCGGCCGTCGGCGGCGAGGCCGCGCTGCCGGCTGAACTCCAGGAAGACGGTGGGCGTCGACATGACGGTGACGCCGCCGGCGAGCGCGAGGTCGCACTCGCCGCTGCGCAGCGCCTGTACGGCCAGGTGCAGGGTGACCAGGGAGGACGAGCAGGCGGTGTCGAGGGACACCGCGGGGCCCTCCAGGCCGAGGGTGTAGGAGACGCGGCCGGACAGGACGCTCGCGGAGTTGCCGACGCCGTCGTCGCCCGCGTTGTCGGAGAGGCTGAGCAGGGTGGTGTAGTCCTGCAGGTTGGTGCCCGCGAAGACGCCGGTGCGGCTGCCGCGCAGGGCGGCCGGGTCGATGCCCGCGCGTTCCAGCGCCTCCCAGCAGATCTCCAGCAGAAGGCGCTGCTGCGGGTCGGTGCCGACGGCCTCGCGGGGCGAGACGCCGAAGAAGCCGGCGTCGAAGTCCGCGACGCGGTCGATGAATCCGCCGGTCCGGGTGTAGCTGCGGCCGGGGGTGCCGGGCTCGGGGTCGTACAGCGAATCGGTGTCCCAGCCGCGGTCGACGGGCCATTCGGTCATGGCGTCGTCGCCGGAGTCCAGCAGCCGCCACAGCGCCTCGGGGTCGCTCACGCCGCCGGGGAACCGGCAGCCCATGGCGACGATCGCGACGGGTTCCCGGTTGCGGGCCTCGGCCTCGCTCAGCCGTTGCCGCGTCTGGTGGAGATCGGCTGTGACCTTCCTCAGGTAGCCGAGGAGCTTCTCCTCATCGCTCATGCGTGTTCACCCGTTCCCCAGTCCCGTGTCGCGTGTCGTCGCCCTGGCCGGCCGTCGCGGCGGCCTCAGGAGATTCCAAGATCGTTCTCGATGAAGTCGAAGATCTCGTCCGCCGCTGCGGAGTTGATCCGGTCGCTGACGTCGTCGGTCGCCGGTGCCGTGAGGACCGGGCCGCGGTCCGGGCCGTCCCAGCGGGCCAGCAGGGAGCGCAGCCGGGCGCCGATCCGGTCCCGTCGCGTGTCGTCGTCCGCGAGGTCCGTCAACGCGGTCTCCAGGCGGTCGAGTTCGGCGAGCGCCCGGCCCGCGCCGTCCATGCCCTCGGTGAGCCGGCCGCGCAGGTATCCGGCGAGGGCCGTCGCGTTGGGCTGGTCGAACAGGAGCGTGGCGGGCAGGGCCAGGCCGGTGGCGGTGCCGAGCCGGTTGCGCAGTTCGACGGCGGTCAGGGAGTCGAAGCCGAGGGCGTTGAACGCCTGGGCGGCGCCGACCTTGTCGGTGGAGGCGTGGCCGAGGACGCCGGCGGCCTGGCCGCGGACCAGGGCCAGGAGCGTGCGCTCCTGCTCGGCGGCGGACTGCTCGGCCAGCCGGGCGCGCAGGGTGGTGGCGGCGGCGTCCCCGCCCGGGGCCGCCGGGCGGGCGGCCGCGAGGTCGCGGAGCTCCGGCAGGTCGGACAGGAGCGGGCTGCGCCGGGCCGAGGTGAAGCCGGGCGCGAAACGTGTCCAATGGACGTCGGCGACGGTCACGGCCGCGTCCGGGCGGGCCACGGCCCGGCCCAGGGCGGCCGGGGCGTGCTCCGGGTCCAGCGGGTTCATGCCGCTGCGCCGCATGCGTTCCTCGGCCCCGGTGTTCTGCGCGGCCATGCCGCCGCCGGCCCACGGCCCCCAGGCCAGCGAGGTGCCGGGCAGTCCCGCGGCGCGGCGCTGCTGCGCGAGGGTGTCCAGACAGGCGTTGGCGGCGGCGTAGTTGGCCTGGCCGAGGGTGCCGAGGGTGCCGGAGACGGACGAGTACAGCACGAAGGCGGACAGGTCCCGGTCGCGGGTGAGGTCGTGCAGGTTGCGGGCGGCGGCCAGCTTGGGGCGCAGCACGGTCTCCAGGCTCTCGGGCGACAGGGTGTCGATGAGCCGGTCGTCGAGGACGCCCGCGGTGTGGATCACGGCGTCCACGGGGTGCCGGGCCAGGAGCGCGGCGAGCGCGTCGCGGTCGGCGACGTCGCAGGCGGCGATCTCCAGTTCGGTGCCGGTGCCCTCCAGCGCGGCCTTCAGCCGGGCCGCGCCCTCGGCGCCGGCGCCGGAGCGGCTGACGGCGAGTATCCGTGCGGCGCCCTGCGCGGCGAGCCACGCGGCGGTGTGCACGCCGAGGGCGCCGGTGGCGCCGGTCAGCAGGACGGTGCCGTGCCAGGCGGGGGCGGCGGCGGGTTCGGAGCCGGCCGGGATCCGCTCCAGCCGGCGCAGAAAGGTGCCGGAGCCGCGGACCGCGACCTGGTCCTCCCCGTCGCGGCCGGTCAGGACGGCGCTCAGCCGGCGGCCGATGTCCTCGGCGATCGGGGTGCCGGTGGTGCCGGGGAGGTCGACGAGTCCGCCCCAGCTCTGCGGGTGTTCGAGGGCCGCGGTGCGGCCGAGGCCCCAGACGGCGGCCTGTTCGGGCGCTTCAGGTGCTTCCTGGGCGTGGATGCCGACGGCGCCGGCGGTCAGGCACCACAGGGGTGCGGTGCCCGCGCCGTCCGGGCCGTCCAGGGTGTCGGAACTGTCGGAGAATGCCTGGACGAGCGCGGCGGTGGCGGCGAGGCCGCTCGGGGTGGAGGGGTGGTCCGGCAGCGGCCGGGTGTCGGCGGCGAGCAGGGACAGGACGCCGCCGAGGCTCCCGCCGTCCGTCGTCGCGAGGGCGTCGCTCAGCCGGGCGGCCAGGGTGACGCGGTCGGCGGACGCGCAGTCGACGGGCACGCTCACCACGTGGGCGCCGTGCGCGCCGAGCGCGGCGGCGACCGAGGCGGCCCAGGCGCCGTCCGCGTGGCCGGCGGGGACGGGCAGCAGCCAGGTGCCGGTGAGGGCGGCGGCCTCCTCGACGGCCGGCTTCCACACGACGCGGTGCTCCCAGCCCTGTGCCCGGGACGTCTGCCGGCGCTCGCGGCGCAGGGAGGAGATCGCGGGCAGGACCGCGCTGAGCGGTGCGTCGGTGTCCAGGCCGAGGCGGTCGGCGAGGTCCTGCGGGCCGGCCTGTTCGACGAAGTCCCAGAACCGGCTCTCCTCACCGGAGTCGGCCGGTTCGGCGGCCCCGGCGGGCTGCGCGGAGGACTGGAGCCAGTAGCGCTCGCGCTGGAAGGCGTAGGTGGGCAGTTCGCCGCGGAGCGCGTCGGGGTCGTGCAGCGCGGCCGGGTCCAGCTCGGCGCCGCGGGCGTGCAGCAGGCCCGCGGCGAGCAGGGCGGCGCGGCGCTCGTCGCCCTCGCGGCGCATCAGCGGTGCGGCGGCGGCCGTCGTGGGGTCGGTGACGCTGTCGAGGGCCATCGTGGTCAGCGTGGCGTCGGGGCCCAGTTCGAGGTACGTGGTGACGCCGAGGGCCTCCAGGGCGCGCGCGCCGTCGCAGAAGCGGACCGCGTCGCGCACATGCCGGCGCCAGTAGGCCGCGGTGCGCAGGTCGTCGCCCTCGGCGAGGCGTCCGGTGACGTTGGAGACCACGGGCAGGGCGGGCGGGCCGTAGGTGACGCGTGCGGCGACCTGTTCGAACTCGTCGAGCATGGCGTCCATGCGGGCGGAGTGGAAGGCGTGGCTGACCCGCAGGCGCCGGGTGCGGCGTCCGCGCCCGGCGAGGACGGCGGCGATCCGCTCCACCTCGTCCTCGTCGCCGGAGAGCACGACCGAGGCGGGGCCGTTGAGCGCGGCGATGCCGGCGCGGCCTCCGTTCTGGTCGCTCCGGTCGTTCTGGTCGAGGAGTTGGCGTACCTCTTCCTCGGTGGCTTCGACGGCGGTCATCGCGCCGCCCTCGGGCAGTGCCTGCATCAGCCGGCCGCGGGCGGCCACCAGGGCGCAGGCGTCGGCGAGGGTGAGGACGCCCGCGGCGTGCGCGGCCGTCAGTTCGCCGACGGAGTGGCCCATCAGGGCGTCGGGGCGGGCGCCCCAGGAGTGGACCAGGGCGTGGGCGGCGGTGCCGACGGCGAACAGCGCGGCCTGGGTGTAGGCGGTCCGGCCGAGCAGGTCGGCCTCGGGCGAGCCCTCCTCGCAGAAGACGACCGAGCGCAGCGGCGGGCCGTCGAGGTGGCGGTCGAGTTCGGCGCAGACGGTGTCGAAGGTCTCCGCGTACACGGGGTGGGCCCGGTAGAGGTCCTGGCCCATGCCGGGGCGCTGGGCGCCCTGGCCGCTGAAGAGGAACGCGGTCCCGCCGCCGGTGCCGGCGGTGCCGGTGGCGACGTCGGGGCTGTGGGTGCCCTGTGCGGTGGCGGCGAGGGCGGTGAGCAGTTCCGTGTGGTCGCCGGCGACGGCGACGGCGCGGTGGCCGAGGGTGTGCCGGGCGGCGGTCAGGGTGTGCGCGAGGTCGCGCAGGTCGGTGCCGGGGTGGGCGAGGAGGTGGCTGCGCAGCCGGGCGGCCTGGGCGCGCAGGGCGTCCGGGGTGTGTCCGGAGACGGTGAACGCGCGGGGCCGGGCGGCCGGTTCGGGGCGGCCGGGGGCGGGCAGCGGCGCGGGCGGTTCCTCCAGGATGACGTGCGCGTTGCTGCCGCTGATGCCGAAGGAGGAGACGCCGGCGCGGCGGGGCCGTGCGGTGTCGGCCGGCCAGGTGCGGGGCTCGGTGAGCAGTTCGACGGCGCCGCTGGACCAGTCGATGTGCTCGGAGGGCTCGTCGACGTGGAGGGTGCGGGGCAGTTCGCCGTGGCGCATGGCCATGACCATCTTGATGACTCCGGCGGCGCCGGCGGCGGCCTGGGTGTGGCCGAAGTTGGACTTGGCGGAGCCGAGCAGCAGGGGCCGGCCGTCCTCGCGGTCCTGTCCGTAGGTGGCGAACAGGGCGCGTGCCTCGATGGGGTCGCCGAGGGTGGTGCCGGTGCCGTGCGCCTCGACGGCGTCCACCTCGCGCGCGGTGAGGCCGGCGGCGGCGAGGGCCTGGCGGATGACGCGTTCCTGGGAGGGGCCGTTGGGGGCGGTCAGTCCGTTGGAGGCGCCGTCCTGGTTGGTCGCCGAGCCGCGGACCACGGCGAGGACGGGGTGGTGGTTGCGGCGGGCGTCGGAGAGCCGTTCCAGGAGCAGGACTCCGACGCCCTCGGAGAAGCTGGTGCCGTCGGCGGACGCGGCGAACGCCTTGCAGCGGCCGTCCGCGGCGAGTCCGTTCTGCGCGGTGAACTCGGTGTAGGTGCCGGGGGTGGCCATCACGGTGACGCCGCCGGCCAGGGCCATGCCGCACTCGCCGGTGCGCAGCGCGTGCGCGGCCAGGTGCAGGGAGACCAGTGCCGAGGAGCAGGCCGTGTCGATGGTCATGGTGGGGCCTTCGAGGCCGAAGGTGTAGGCGACGCGGCCGGAGATGACGCTGCCGGAGACGCCGAGGCCGATGTAGCCCTCCATGCCCTCGGGGATGTCGGCGAGGCCGGAGGCGTATCCGGAGCCCATCGCGCCCACGAACACGCCGGTGCGGCTGCCGCGCAGGGACAGCGGGTCGATGCCGGCCCGTTCGAAGACCTCCCAGGAGGACTCCAGCAGCAGGCGCTGCTGGGGGTCCATGGCGAGGGCCTCGCGGGGGGAGATCCCGAACAGGGAGGCGTCGAAGTGGGTGGCCCCGTAGAGGAATCCGGCCTGGAGTCCGGGCAGGCGTTCCAGGTCCCAGCCGCGGTCGGAGGGGAACGCGGAGATCGCGTCGCCGCCCTCGGCGACGAAGCGCCACAGCTCTTCGGGGGAGGTGACGCCGCCGGGGTACTGGCAGGCCATGCCGATGATGACGACGGGGTCGTCGTCGGCGGCGGCCACGGCGGCGGTCTCCGTGCGCACGGTGGTGCCGCCGAGTTCCTCGCGCAGGTGGCGGGCGAGCGCGGCGGGCCGGGGGTGGTCGAAGACGAGCGTGGGCGGCAGCCGCAGACCGGTCTCGGTGTTGAGGCGGTTGCGCAGCTCGACGGAGGTGAGGGAGTCGAAGCCGAGGTCGCGGAAGGACTGGTCGGCGCCGACCGCGCCGGCCGTGTCGTGGCCGAGGGCGGTGGCGGCGTGCCGGCGGACCAGGTCCAGGAGCAGCCGTTCCTGTTCCGCGGGTTCCAGGCCGGCCAGCCGTGCGGTCAGCCGGGGTGCGTCGCCGGTGCCGGCCTCGACGGTGCGCCGGGCCGGGGCGCGGACCAGGCCGCGCAGCAGCACGGGCAGCCGGCCGGCGCCGGCGGCGGTGCGCAGCGCGGCGGTGTCCAGGCGCAGCGGGGCGAGCAGCGGCTCGCCGGCCGTCAGGGCGGCGTCGAGGAGGTCCAGGCCCTGTTCGGCGGTGATCGCGGGCAGGCCGGAGGCGGCGATGCGCCGGATGTCGTCCTCGTCGAGGCCGCCCGTCATGCCGGCGTCGCCGGCCCACAGCGTCCAGGCGAGGGAGGTGGCGGGCAGGCCCTGGGCGTGCCGGTGCTGGGCGAGGGCGTCCAGGACGGTGTTGGCGGCCGCGTAGTTGGCCTGTCCGGCGCCGCCGAGCAGGCCGGCGGCGGAGGAGAACAGCACGAACGCCGTCAGGTCCGCGTCGCGGGTGGCGTGGTGCAGGGCGAGCGCGGAGGCCGCCTTGGCGCGCAGGACGGCGCCGAGGCGCTCGGGGGTGAGCGAGGCGAGGACGCCGTCGTCGAGGACACCGGCGGTGTGCACGACGCCGCGCAGCGGGCGCTCGGCGGGGATCCGGGCGAGGAGGGCGGCGAGCGCGGCGGGGTCGGCGGTGTCGCAGGCCTCGACGGTCACCTGCGCGCCCTGTGCGGTGAGTTCGGCCGCCAGACCGCTCGCGCCCGGGGCGTCGGCGCCGCGCCGGGAGACGAGGACGAGGCCGCGTACGGCGTGCCGGGTGACGAGGTGGCGGGCGACGAGGGCGCCCAGGTAGCCGGTGCCGCCGGTGATCAGGACGGTGCCTTCGGGGTCCCAGGGGGCTCCGGGGCCGTCGGCCGGGTCCGCGGCGGGGCGGGCGGTGGGCCCGCGGGTGAGGCGGGGGGCGAGCGGCAGGCCGTCGCGCAGGGCGAGTTGGGGTTCGCCGGTGGCGAGGGCGGCGGCGAGGACGGAGGGCGTGGTGCCGGGGTCGGTGTCGGGGTCGGTGTCGAGCAGGACGAGGCGTCCGGGGTTCTCGCTCTGGGCGGAGCGGACCAGGCCCCAGGCGGCGGCCGCCGCGACGGCGGGCACGTCCTCGCCGTCGCGGGCGGCGATCGCCCCGCGGGTGAGGACGACGAGGCGGGCGCCGGCCGTGCGGGCGTCGGCGAGCCAGGTCTGCAGGGTCCGCAGGAGGTCCGCGGCGACGGTGGCGGGGTCGTCACCGGCGGGGCAGGGCAGCAGCACCGTCTCGGCGTCCTCGGGGAGTTCGCCGGGGCCGGACACGCGGGGCCAGGCGGCGTCGAGGCCGGTGTCCCCGTCCGTCCCGGCGACGTACCAGCGGCCGGCCGGGGGTGCGGCCGGGGCGCTCCCGGCGGGGCTCCAGGTGACCCGGTACAGGGCTCCGGCGGCGGCCGGGGCGGCGGCGCCGCGCAGGCTGTCGGCGGAGACGGGCCGGGAGACGAGGGTGTCGACGGTGG
This region includes:
- a CDS encoding type I polyketide synthase, coding for MADDGKYVEYLKRVTAELRQTRRQLHEVEEKQREPIAIVSMSCRFPGAVATPEDLWRLVDEDGDAIGPLPADRGWDIEDRFDPDPDKPGTFSTREGGFLGDAAAFDAGFFGMSPREALATDPQQRLLLQASWELLERAGIPPATLRSSATGVFVGAATSGYGQGPVEVPEDVHGLMLAGNATSVASGRISYVLGLEGPTVTVDTACSSSLVALHWAVQALRSGECDLALAGGVAVMATPGLLFEFSRQRGLAADGRCKAFSDDADGTGWSEGVGLLLVERLSDARRNGHPVLAVVRGSAVNSDGASNGLTAPNGPAQQRVIEQALANAGLSAADIDAVDAHGTGTSLGDPIEAQALLATYGGAKDAERPLLLGSLKSNLGHTQAAAGVASVIKMVMALRHGRLPRTLHVSEPSTHVDWSAGHVRLLTEPADWPDTGDRPRRAAVSSFGISGTNAHTILEAAPAEHPAGDAAAQDAPGTAPAARPAQDTTAPGTTAPDGAAPDGSPAVPPSPVVPWIVSARGAAALRGQAARLLDRVTGEDDHASPGIAHALLTTRQLFEHRAVVLADDHAAALRGLARLADDNPDTPDAPHVVTGRVLRGATAFLFSGQGSQRTGMGRELYAAFPAFAAAFDAVCAHLDTALGRSLKSIVLDGAEGPDALDGTDLTQPALFALEVALFRLLESWGVRPKYLVGHSLGELSAAHAAGVWSLADACRLVAARGRIMQALPPGGAMISVEATEDEVTPLLAAHGGAVSIAALNGPRSTVISGDENAVEEVAAQLEARQRRTRRLRVGHAFHSARMDAALDEFRAVAESVTYHAPRITVVSNLTGRPATADELGSPDYWVRHLRRPVRFADGIDWLAGHGVSRFVELGPDATLTALARACLPDDTTERVCLASLRKDRPEAPALLAAVAGLFTHGAAVDWQRLLPAPGTARVDLPTYAFQRDDYWLRMSARGAGDLSGAGLGSAGHPLLSAVVRVADDGRVLLTGLLSARSQPWLADHRVSGAVLLPGTAFAELALRAGDEAGCDLLEELTLEAPLVLAEKDTAQLQLVLGAPDDTGRRQLAVYARLETAADDTGTEWTRHASAVLAPQTAGSTDAAFDLTAWPPPGARPVPLDGFYAALADTGYQYGPVFQGLRAAWRADGAWYAEVALPEDQHKDAARYGLHPALLDAALHAQLTAPAGEEGGPAGVGLPFSWSGVRLHAVGATSLRVRIEPSGASGVALRIADAEGRPVATVDTLVSRPVSADSLRGAAAPAAAGALYRVTWSPAGSAPAAPPAGRWYVAGTDGDTGLDAAWPRVSGPGELPEDAETVLLPCPAGDDPATVAADLLRTLQTWLADARTAGARLVVLTRGAIAARDGEDVPAVAAAAAWGLVRSAQSENPGRLVLLDTDPDTDPGTTPSVLAAALATGEPQLALRDGLPLAPRLTRGPTARPAADPADGPGAPWDPEGTVLITGGTGYLGALVARHLVTRHAVRGLVLVSRRGADAPGASGLAAELTAQGAQVTVEACDTADPAALAALLARIPAERPLRGVVHTAGVLDDGVLASLTPERLGAVLRAKAASALALHHATRDADLTAFVLFSSAAGLLGGAGQANYAAANTVLDALAQHRHAQGLPATSLAWTLWAGDAGMTGGLDEDDIRRIAASGLPAITAEQGLDLLDAALTAGEPLLAPLRLDTAALRTAAGAGRLPVLLRGLVRAPARRTVEAGTGDAPRLTARLAGLEPAEQERLLLDLVRRHAATALGHDTAGAVGADQSFRDLGFDSLTSVELRNRLNTETGLRLPPTLVFDHPRPAALARHLREELGGTTVRTETAAVAAADDDPVVIIGMACQYPGGVTSPEELWRFVAEGGDAISAFPSDRGWDLERLPGLQAGFLYGATHFDASLFGISPREALAMDPQQRLLLESSWEVFERAGIDPLSLRGSRTGVFVGAMGSGYASGLADIPEGMEGYIGLGVSGSVISGRVAYTFGLEGPTMTIDTACSSALVSLHLAAHALRTGECGMALAGGVTVMATPGTYTEFTAQNGLAADGRCKAFAASADGTSFSEGVGVLLLERLSDARRNHHPVLAVVRGSATNQDGASNGLTAPNGPSQERVIRQALAAAGLTAREVDAVEAHGTGTTLGDPIEARALFATYGQDREDGRPLLLGSAKSNFGHTQAAAGAAGVIKMVMAMRHGELPRTLHVDEPSEHIDWSSGAVELLTEPRTWPADTARPRRAGVSSFGISGSNAHVILEEPPAPLPAPGRPEPAARPRAFTVSGHTPDALRAQAARLRSHLLAHPGTDLRDLAHTLTAARHTLGHRAVAVAGDHTELLTALAATAQGTHSPDVATGTAGTGGGTAFLFSGQGAQRPGMGQDLYRAHPVYAETFDTVCAELDRHLDGPPLRSVVFCEEGSPEADLLGRTAYTQAALFAVGTAAHALVHSWGARPDALMGHSVGELTAAHAAGVLTLADACALVAARGRLMQALPEGGAMTAVEATEEEVRQLLDQNDRSDQNGGRAGIAALNGPASVVLSGDEDEVERIAAVLAGRGRRTRRLRVSHAFHSARMDAMLDEFEQVAARVTYGPPALPVVSNVTGRLAEGDDLRTAAYWRRHVRDAVRFCDGARALEALGVTTYLELGPDATLTTMALDSVTDPTTAAAAPLMRREGDERRAALLAAGLLHARGAELDPAALHDPDALRGELPTYAFQRERYWLQSSAQPAGAAEPADSGEESRFWDFVEQAGPQDLADRLGLDTDAPLSAVLPAISSLRRERRQTSRAQGWEHRVVWKPAVEEAAALTGTWLLPVPAGHADGAWAASVAAALGAHGAHVVSVPVDCASADRVTLAARLSDALATTDGGSLGGVLSLLAADTRPLPDHPSTPSGLAATAALVQAFSDSSDTLDGPDGAGTAPLWCLTAGAVGIHAQEAPEAPEQAAVWGLGRTAALEHPQSWGGLVDLPGTTGTPIAEDIGRRLSAVLTGRDGEDQVAVRGSGTFLRRLERIPAGSEPAAAPAWHGTVLLTGATGALGVHTAAWLAAQGAARILAVSRSGAGAEGAARLKAALEGTGTELEIAACDVADRDALAALLARHPVDAVIHTAGVLDDRLIDTLSPESLETVLRPKLAAARNLHDLTRDRDLSAFVLYSSVSGTLGTLGQANYAAANACLDTLAQQRRAAGLPGTSLAWGPWAGGGMAAQNTGAEERMRRSGMNPLDPEHAPAALGRAVARPDAAVTVADVHWTRFAPGFTSARRSPLLSDLPELRDLAAARPAAPGGDAAATTLRARLAEQSAAEQERTLLALVRGQAAGVLGHASTDKVGAAQAFNALGFDSLTAVELRNRLGTATGLALPATLLFDQPNATALAGYLRGRLTEGMDGAGRALAELDRLETALTDLADDDTRRDRIGARLRSLLARWDGPDRGPVLTAPATDDVSDRINSAAADEIFDFIENDLGIS